The Pedobacter roseus genome contains a region encoding:
- the metE gene encoding 5-methyltetrahydropteroyltriglutamate--homocysteine S-methyltransferase, giving the protein MLTQNLGYPRIGSQRELKKICENYWADKTGYKNVLQVGKNIRHENWKLQKEAGIDVIPSNDFSFYDHVLDHSLTFGAIPKRYNEVILKKGNEELDLYFAMARGYQKEGLDVVAMEMTKWFDTNYHYIVPEFYKDQPFKLFSTKIIDEFYEAKQLGITTKPVLIGPVSYLLLGKEKEAGFEKIDLIKNLLPVYIEILSRLDALNVEHVQFDEPFLTLDLTEKDKKAYEYVYKEIRKAFPRLKIVLATYFEGLGNNLALTTSLPVNVLHIDLVRAEDQLNNVLALLKEDTTLSLGLVDGRNIWKNDFEKSVSIINQAVEKRGLDKVWIAPSCSLIHSPVDLDNETNEKNLSAEIKQWLAYAKQKIAELATLKKLITNESPASTLQKLEENKIAIANRKVSKIIHNPAVKERVSALKEQDVERLSPFSARKIKQQELNLPIYATTTIGSFPQTAEVRSWRAKLKNATFTVEEYDNLIELETEKAVRWQEEIDLDVLVHGEFERNDMVEYFGEQLDGFAFSKNGWVQSYGSRCVKPPIIFGDVSRPEPMTVKWTAYAQSLTSKYMKGMLTGPVTILQWSFVRNDQPRSETCTQIALAIRDEVCDLENAGIKIIQIDEPAIREGLPLRKADWQNYLNWAVKAFKISASGVKDDTQIHTHMCYSEFNDIIQNIADMDADVITIETSRSQMELLDAFADFKYPNEIGPGVYDIHSPRVPRREEMVQLLKKAKSVIPSAQLWVNPDCGLKTRGWDETKKALIEMVEAAKEMRKTEEVLSADLQAN; this is encoded by the coding sequence ATGCTAACGCAAAATCTGGGCTACCCGCGAATAGGTAGTCAAAGGGAATTAAAGAAAATCTGCGAAAATTACTGGGCAGATAAAACTGGGTACAAAAATGTACTTCAGGTGGGCAAAAACATTCGCCACGAAAATTGGAAACTTCAAAAAGAAGCAGGCATTGATGTGATTCCATCAAACGATTTTTCTTTTTACGATCATGTACTCGATCATTCCTTAACTTTTGGGGCAATCCCGAAAAGGTATAACGAGGTAATCCTGAAAAAAGGGAATGAAGAACTTGATCTTTATTTCGCCATGGCAAGAGGTTACCAAAAAGAAGGATTGGATGTAGTAGCGATGGAAATGACCAAATGGTTCGATACCAATTACCACTACATTGTGCCAGAGTTTTACAAAGACCAGCCTTTTAAACTTTTCTCAACTAAAATCATCGATGAGTTTTACGAGGCCAAACAATTGGGTATTACCACCAAACCGGTTCTAATCGGCCCGGTTTCCTATCTTTTATTGGGCAAGGAAAAAGAAGCCGGATTTGAAAAAATAGACCTGATCAAAAACCTGCTTCCGGTTTATATCGAGATTTTATCTCGTTTAGATGCTTTGAATGTAGAACATGTACAGTTTGATGAACCATTTTTGACTTTAGATTTAACCGAAAAAGACAAAAAAGCTTACGAATATGTTTATAAGGAAATTAGAAAAGCTTTCCCAAGGTTAAAGATCGTTTTAGCAACTTATTTCGAGGGTTTAGGTAACAATCTTGCCTTAACTACTTCATTGCCGGTAAATGTTTTACATATCGATCTGGTACGTGCTGAAGATCAGTTAAACAACGTTTTAGCTTTGTTAAAAGAGGATACCACCCTTTCTTTAGGTTTGGTAGACGGAAGGAACATCTGGAAGAATGATTTTGAAAAATCTGTTTCTATCATTAATCAGGCGGTTGAAAAAAGAGGCTTAGATAAAGTATGGATTGCACCATCCTGTTCATTAATCCACTCACCGGTTGATCTGGACAATGAAACCAACGAAAAAAATTTATCGGCAGAAATTAAACAATGGCTGGCCTATGCAAAGCAAAAAATTGCTGAGCTGGCTACCTTAAAAAAACTCATTACGAACGAAAGCCCTGCATCTACCCTGCAAAAGCTGGAGGAAAACAAAATTGCAATCGCTAACCGTAAAGTTTCAAAGATCATCCATAATCCGGCAGTAAAAGAACGTGTTTCGGCCTTAAAAGAGCAGGATGTCGAACGTCTGAGTCCATTTTCGGCAAGAAAAATCAAACAACAGGAGCTTAATCTACCCATTTATGCTACCACCACCATCGGATCTTTCCCTCAAACAGCAGAAGTAAGAAGCTGGCGGGCCAAGCTTAAAAACGCAACTTTTACTGTTGAAGAATATGATAATCTAATTGAGCTGGAAACCGAAAAAGCAGTAAGATGGCAGGAAGAAATCGACCTGGATGTACTCGTACATGGGGAATTTGAACGTAACGACATGGTTGAATACTTCGGTGAGCAATTAGATGGTTTCGCTTTCTCTAAAAACGGATGGGTACAAAGCTATGGCTCGCGCTGTGTAAAACCACCAATCATTTTTGGTGATGTTTCGCGACCAGAACCTATGACAGTGAAGTGGACCGCTTATGCGCAATCGCTTACTTCGAAATACATGAAAGGTATGTTAACTGGTCCGGTTACCATTTTACAATGGTCGTTTGTACGTAATGATCAGCCACGATCAGAAACCTGTACACAAATTGCTTTAGCCATCCGAGATGAAGTTTGCGACCTGGAGAATGCAGGTATTAAAATCATTCAGATTGATGAACCCGCCATTAGAGAGGGTTTACCTTTGCGCAAGGCAGATTGGCAAAATTACCTGAACTGGGCGGTTAAAGCCTTTAAAATTTCGGCTAGTGGCGTAAAAGACGATACACAGATTCATACGCACATGTGTTATTCTGAATTTAACGATATCATCCAGAACATTGCCGATATGGACGCTGACGTGATCACGATTGAAACTTCACGTTCGCAGATGGAACTATTAGACGCTTTTGCCGATTTTAAATATCCAAACGAAATTGGTCCGGGTGTATACGATATCCACTCCCCAAGGGTTCCGAGGCGGGAAGAAATGGTTCAATTATTGAAAAAAGCAAAATCCGTTATTCCTTCAGCGCAACTGTGGGTAAACCCTGATTGTGGCTTAAAAACCCGCGGATGGGACGAAACCAAAAAAGCATTGATCGAAATGGTTGAAGCGGCAAAAGAGATGCGTAAAACGGAAGAAGTACTATCAGCAGATCTTCAGGCAAATTAA
- a CDS encoding acyl-CoA thioesterase — MTLEERIENSKTSIFKAVFPNTTNHYDTLFGGTAMHLMDEVAFITATRFSRQIMVTVSSDRIDFKKPIPAGTIIELIGKVSHVGNTSLKVNVEIYIEQMYAEGRELAVHGDFTFVAIDENKKPVQVIK, encoded by the coding sequence ATGACCTTAGAAGAAAGAATAGAAAACTCAAAAACCAGTATTTTTAAAGCCGTTTTCCCAAATACAACCAACCATTACGATACGCTTTTTGGCGGCACCGCCATGCATTTAATGGACGAAGTTGCTTTTATTACCGCCACACGTTTTAGCCGCCAGATTATGGTAACGGTAAGCAGCGATCGGATAGATTTTAAAAAACCAATCCCAGCGGGTACCATCATAGAGCTTATTGGTAAAGTAAGCCATGTTGGGAATACCAGTTTAAAGGTTAATGTAGAAATTTACATTGAGCAGATGTATGCCGAAGGAAGGGAACTGGCCGTACATGGCGATTTTACTTTTGTAGCCATCGATGAAAACAAAAAACCGGTACAGGTAATCAAATAA
- a CDS encoding class I SAM-dependent methyltransferase, which produces MEHQHSEEDLKNIAKQLGCPEGEHGIKTGEMMHASNLGMTSSAIVALNLQNNNTILEIGHGNGGHIAQLLSKAENLKYYGADISETIIAEAEKINQDFVDKGIVHFELTDGATLPFENNQFDKIFTVNTIYFWSNPSKYLNEIKRTLKPNGILALCFADKNFMQNLPFTAYGFTLYEVEKVQELLASAGFQIKNTLKKLEQVQSKTGEQVEREYYVVVASTK; this is translated from the coding sequence ATGGAGCATCAACATTCTGAAGAAGATTTAAAAAATATTGCGAAGCAATTGGGCTGTCCTGAAGGCGAACATGGCATTAAAACAGGCGAGATGATGCACGCCAGTAATCTTGGAATGACCAGCTCGGCCATTGTTGCATTAAACCTACAAAACAATAATACCATTTTAGAAATCGGCCATGGAAATGGTGGGCATATTGCTCAATTATTATCAAAAGCGGAAAATTTAAAGTATTATGGAGCTGATATTTCAGAAACAATTATTGCCGAAGCAGAAAAAATCAATCAGGATTTTGTTGATAAAGGTATTGTCCATTTTGAGCTAACGGATGGAGCTACGCTACCCTTTGAAAATAATCAGTTCGATAAAATTTTTACCGTCAATACCATTTATTTCTGGAGCAATCCAAGTAAATACCTTAATGAAATTAAGCGCACTTTAAAACCAAACGGCATCCTTGCCTTATGCTTTGCAGATAAAAATTTTATGCAAAATCTTCCTTTTACTGCTTATGGTTTTACGCTTTATGAGGTAGAAAAAGTACAGGAGTTATTGGCAAGTGCTGGCTTCCAAATTAAAAATACCCTTAAAAAATTAGAACAGGTACAGAGTAAAACAGGTGAGCAGGTAGAAAGAGAATATTATGTTGTGGTTGCTTCCACTAAATAA
- a CDS encoding phosphatidate cytidylyltransferase: MKTRAITAFFFTIVMLGSILLGSYAFTAFYLILSVLSLFEFYKLIKNSGIRPHRNIGLVAGSLIFLMAAGLHYLKYDVKYLLLCIPLIFSVFITELYKKNKIPFANISYTFVGFVYVTIPFCFFHALGFLKNWNEYNFHLPLAFLLMLWANDTGAYLFGVKYGKRKLFERHSPKKSWEGFFGGMFTSVLVAFGLSFWFTESPAWVWAGMALLIANFGTLGDLVESMLKRSLDTKDSGGLLPGHGGLLDRFDGLLLAAPVVYAYLYLILY; encoded by the coding sequence ATGAAAACCAGGGCAATAACCGCTTTCTTTTTTACCATTGTAATGCTTGGCTCGATCCTTTTGGGGAGTTATGCATTTACTGCATTTTACCTAATTTTAAGCGTTTTATCTTTATTCGAATTTTATAAGTTGATTAAAAATTCAGGCATCAGGCCACACCGGAATATTGGTTTGGTTGCCGGATCTTTGATATTTTTAATGGCAGCAGGTTTACATTACTTAAAATATGATGTGAAATACCTGTTGCTTTGTATTCCTTTAATTTTCTCGGTTTTTATTACCGAGTTGTATAAGAAAAACAAAATTCCGTTCGCCAATATTTCTTACACTTTTGTTGGTTTTGTTTACGTAACGATTCCTTTTTGTTTTTTTCACGCACTCGGCTTCTTAAAAAACTGGAACGAATATAACTTTCATCTTCCACTGGCCTTTTTATTAATGCTTTGGGCAAATGATACCGGGGCCTATCTTTTTGGTGTAAAATACGGTAAACGAAAACTGTTCGAACGCCATTCGCCAAAGAAAAGCTGGGAAGGTTTTTTTGGAGGGATGTTTACCAGCGTGCTGGTTGCTTTTGGCCTGTCGTTCTGGTTTACAGAAAGTCCGGCATGGGTATGGGCTGGTATGGCCTTATTAATTGCAAATTTTGGTACACTGGGTGATCTGGTAGAATCGATGCTTAAACGCAGCTTGGATACAAAAGACAGTGGCGGATTATTACCAGGACATGGCGGTTTGCTAGATCGTTTTGATGGGTTGTTGTTGGCTGCACCGGTGGTTTATGCCTATTTGTATTTGATTTTGTATTAG
- a CDS encoding putative signal transducing protein — MSENWVKVYTTSNAFAAEVLKQGLTEAGIPAVTINKQLSAYNIGEINVLVNKVDFDKAIEYIVENEIE; from the coding sequence GTGAGCGAAAATTGGGTTAAAGTATATACCACCAGCAATGCCTTTGCGGCCGAGGTATTAAAACAGGGATTAACAGAAGCCGGCATACCAGCGGTAACGATAAATAAACAGCTCTCGGCATATAATATTGGCGAAATAAATGTTTTGGTGAATAAGGTCGATTTCGATAAGGCCATAGAATACATTGTTGAAAACGAAATAGAATAA
- a CDS encoding CPBP family intramembrane glutamic endopeptidase: MNFVTPIRKGSHPLLQIFLLCVYWAVGAVICTLLGFIAVAIVYGTSIFGEFGAIMSGDPKFITALKIIQISSSIGMFILPPIVLAYTEGQKPNTFYRFNKPNFLPFVLVFAIMVVSMPVMEWVAVVNQKMVLPEFLKGLENWMKMKEQEAMKMTIQLITVRNNWDFVVNLVMIAVLPAIGEELFFRAGLQGSLQKMLGNHHIAIWSAAIIFSAIHFQFYGFLPRMLLGAGFGYLYYYSESIWYAMLAHFLNNAYAVCAAFYMQKHNMPLDKADEPIGFPWYGYLISAIITIALFKFFKDSATRERKLG, from the coding sequence ATGAATTTTGTAACACCCATCCGCAAAGGCAGCCACCCACTTTTACAGATATTTTTACTTTGCGTTTACTGGGCCGTTGGTGCGGTAATATGCACATTATTAGGCTTTATAGCAGTTGCAATTGTTTATGGCACCTCTATATTTGGCGAATTTGGTGCCATTATGAGTGGCGACCCTAAATTTATCACAGCCTTAAAAATAATCCAGATTTCTAGTTCTATAGGAATGTTTATTTTACCTCCTATCGTTTTAGCGTATACAGAAGGACAAAAACCGAATACTTTTTACAGATTTAACAAGCCTAATTTTCTTCCTTTTGTTTTGGTTTTTGCCATAATGGTGGTGAGTATGCCTGTTATGGAATGGGTAGCGGTTGTCAATCAAAAAATGGTACTACCTGAGTTTTTAAAGGGACTGGAAAACTGGATGAAAATGAAGGAACAGGAAGCCATGAAAATGACCATTCAACTGATTACGGTGAGGAATAACTGGGATTTTGTGGTTAACCTGGTGATGATTGCGGTATTGCCTGCTATTGGCGAAGAGCTCTTTTTCAGAGCTGGGCTGCAAGGCTCGTTACAAAAAATGTTGGGTAATCATCACATTGCCATTTGGAGCGCAGCTATTATTTTTAGTGCGATCCATTTCCAGTTTTATGGATTTTTGCCACGCATGTTGCTGGGCGCAGGCTTTGGCTACCTGTATTATTACAGCGAAAGTATCTGGTATGCCATGCTGGCGCATTTTTTAAACAATGCTTATGCGGTTTGTGCTGCTTTTTATATGCAAAAGCATAATATGCCACTTGATAAAGCTGATGAACCGATCGGTTTTCCGTGGTATGGCTATTTAATTAGTGCAATAATTACCATAGCTTTGTTTAAATTTTTTAAAGATAGCGCAACACGTGAGCGAAAATTGGGTTAA
- the dusB gene encoding tRNA dihydrouridine synthase DusB, whose translation MSVKIGNIDLGEFPLLLAPMEDVSDPPFRYVCKKNGADMMYTEFISSEGLIRDAAKSIQKLDIFEYERPIGIQIFGGDIEHMREASEIASAAGPDLVDINYGCPVKNVVCKGAGSSLLQDIDKMVKMTDAVVKASHLPVTVKTRLGWDDNTKNVYEVAERLQDVGIQALTIHGRTRAQLYKGEADWALIREIKRNPRIKIPIFGNGDVDSPEKAANWRMEYEVDGIMIGRAAIGYPWIFREVKHFFKTGEHLAGPTIEERIEVCRTHLDKSLEWKGPKTGIFEMRRHYANYFKGLPDFKPYRMRLVAEPDINNIYSILEEVAEKFANYDATKVLA comes from the coding sequence ATGTCTGTTAAGATAGGAAATATTGATTTAGGTGAGTTCCCTTTATTGCTCGCTCCAATGGAGGATGTAAGCGATCCGCCTTTCCGTTACGTATGCAAAAAAAACGGGGCTGATATGATGTATACCGAGTTTATTTCTTCGGAAGGCTTGATTCGGGATGCAGCGAAGAGCATACAAAAACTTGATATTTTCGAATATGAAAGACCCATCGGTATCCAGATTTTTGGTGGCGATATTGAACACATGCGCGAAGCTTCCGAAATTGCTTCGGCCGCCGGACCAGATTTAGTCGACATTAATTACGGCTGCCCCGTAAAAAATGTAGTTTGTAAAGGTGCGGGCTCTAGTCTGCTTCAGGATATTGATAAAATGGTAAAAATGACAGATGCTGTAGTTAAAGCTTCGCATTTACCCGTTACCGTTAAAACCCGCTTAGGCTGGGACGATAACACTAAAAATGTTTACGAAGTTGCCGAGCGACTACAGGATGTGGGCATCCAGGCACTTACCATCCATGGCCGTACAAGGGCACAATTATATAAAGGCGAAGCAGATTGGGCGCTTATCCGCGAAATTAAGCGCAATCCACGCATCAAAATCCCGATTTTTGGCAATGGTGATGTAGATAGTCCTGAAAAAGCGGCCAACTGGCGCATGGAATATGAGGTAGATGGCATTATGATCGGCCGGGCAGCTATTGGTTACCCATGGATTTTCCGCGAGGTAAAACACTTCTTCAAAACCGGCGAACACCTTGCCGGACCAACCATTGAAGAACGCATTGAAGTTTGCCGTACCCATTTGGATAAATCACTGGAATGGAAAGGTCCTAAAACCGGAATTTTCGAAATGCGCCGCCATTATGCCAATTATTTTAAAGGTCTGCCCGATTTTAAACCATACCGCATGCGTTTAGTGGCCGAGCCCGATATCAATAACATTTACAGCATTTTAGAAGAAGTGGCAGAAAAATTTGCCAACTACGATGCTACTAAGGTACTGGCTTGA
- the apaG gene encoding Co2+/Mg2+ efflux protein ApaG, protein MVTAITDGVKVSVETVYQPEYSNPANEHFMFAYRVEISNLSDYAVQLMRRQWLIFDSNSSRREVEGEGVVGLQPIIQPGETHVYVSGCNLKTDMGSMKGTYLMKRDIDGSEFDVDIPEFQLVAPYKLN, encoded by the coding sequence ATGGTTACAGCTATTACAGATGGGGTTAAAGTTTCAGTTGAAACAGTTTACCAGCCAGAATATTCAAATCCGGCCAACGAACATTTTATGTTCGCTTATCGCGTAGAAATTTCTAATCTTTCTGATTATGCTGTACAGTTAATGCGCCGCCAGTGGTTAATTTTCGATTCTAACTCCAGTCGTAGGGAAGTAGAAGGTGAAGGTGTTGTTGGTTTACAACCTATTATCCAACCCGGCGAAACCCATGTGTACGTTTCGGGTTGTAACCTAAAAACCGATATGGGCAGCATGAAGGGCACTTACCTGATGAAACGCGATATTGATGGTTCAGAATTCGATGTCGATATACCCGAATTTCAATTAGTAGCCCCTTATAAATTAAATTAA
- a CDS encoding zinc metallopeptidase, whose protein sequence is MGVYLILIIPVLLLSMFVQWRFRNKFSMYAEMQLSSGLSGKEVAERMLHDNGIYDVKVMSTEGQLTDHYNPTDKTVNLSTDVYYSRSVAAAAVAAHECGHAVQHAKSYSWLNLRSTMVPVVSISSNLLQWVLLLGVMLLAFSVTPVVLAIGVVGLALVTVFSIITLPVEFDASNRALAWLKNNSGVMQTQEENAQAKDALWWAAMTYVVAAVGALANLLYYASMLFGRSRD, encoded by the coding sequence ATGGGAGTTTATTTAATATTAATCATCCCGGTATTATTGTTGAGCATGTTTGTACAATGGCGTTTTAGAAACAAGTTTTCTATGTACGCCGAAATGCAATTAAGCTCAGGTTTATCGGGCAAGGAGGTAGCAGAAAGAATGCTGCATGATAATGGGATATACGACGTGAAAGTGATGAGTACCGAAGGGCAATTAACAGATCATTACAATCCAACAGATAAAACCGTTAATTTAAGTACAGATGTTTATTACAGCCGAAGCGTGGCTGCAGCTGCAGTGGCGGCTCACGAATGTGGGCATGCTGTACAACATGCAAAATCGTACAGCTGGCTTAACTTAAGGAGCACAATGGTTCCGGTGGTAAGCATATCATCCAATCTTTTACAATGGGTATTATTGCTTGGTGTAATGTTACTGGCTTTCTCAGTAACACCAGTTGTTTTGGCTATTGGAGTGGTAGGATTGGCATTGGTAACGGTATTTAGCATTATTACTTTACCGGTTGAATTTGATGCCAGTAACCGGGCTTTGGCCTGGTTAAAAAATAACAGCGGCGTAATGCAAACACAGGAAGAAAATGCACAGGCTAAGGATGCACTTTGGTGGGCCGCCATGACTTATGTGGTAGCTGCTGTGGGTGCGCTTGCTAACTTACTCTACTATGCATCAATGCTTTTTGGAAGAAGCAGGGATTAA
- a CDS encoding NAD(P)/FAD-dependent oxidoreductase, which produces MPTELSYWEKESFFCNYDAIVIGSGIVGLNAAIHLKKTAPSLKIAILERGFLPTGASTKNAGFACFGSISELIEQEEMIGVDQLSALIEKRWKGLLKLRNLLGDNAIDYQCLGGYELFKNGDNFLVETGVSKIEHFNRLVNDVVGSNAFGLSNKKISSFGFEGVSTLIENRYEAQIDSGKMMFALIRYAQQLGISIFNNCRVDQIEEESKGSCLITKNGNFCCKRLIVTTNAFIKDLFPGIEINPGRGQVLITKPIKDLKVAGTFHYDKGFYYFRNINGRILLGGGRNIDFEAEETTTFGQTERIQLALEDLLKNVILPKTDFEIDYRWSGIMAFGKILEPFIAEIRPNVFCATRCNGMGIAIGSQTGEDVANLLLANL; this is translated from the coding sequence ATGCCAACCGAGCTTTCATACTGGGAAAAAGAATCATTTTTTTGTAATTATGATGCCATTGTTATTGGTAGCGGTATTGTTGGATTAAACGCAGCCATCCACCTCAAAAAAACAGCTCCTTCCTTAAAAATAGCAATCCTCGAAAGGGGATTTTTACCTACAGGCGCAAGTACAAAAAATGCCGGTTTTGCCTGTTTTGGGAGCATTTCTGAACTGATTGAACAGGAAGAAATGATTGGTGTCGATCAACTTTCAGCGCTCATTGAAAAACGTTGGAAAGGCCTGCTCAAACTACGCAATTTACTGGGCGATAATGCCATAGATTACCAATGTTTAGGTGGATACGAATTATTTAAAAACGGAGATAATTTTTTGGTTGAAACAGGTGTATCCAAAATTGAACATTTTAACCGTCTTGTTAACGATGTTGTTGGATCCAATGCTTTTGGTTTAAGCAATAAAAAGATCAGTTCCTTTGGTTTCGAAGGTGTAAGTACTTTAATCGAAAACCGTTATGAAGCTCAGATTGATAGTGGTAAAATGATGTTTGCTTTAATCCGATATGCACAGCAGCTGGGCATTAGCATTTTTAATAATTGTAGGGTAGATCAAATTGAGGAAGAATCAAAAGGTTCCTGCCTGATCACCAAAAACGGAAACTTTTGCTGTAAACGGTTGATTGTTACAACCAATGCCTTTATAAAAGATCTTTTTCCTGGTATTGAGATTAACCCGGGCCGCGGTCAGGTTTTAATTACCAAACCCATTAAAGATTTAAAAGTAGCAGGCACGTTCCATTATGATAAAGGTTTTTATTATTTCAGAAATATAAATGGTCGGATTTTATTGGGCGGTGGAAGAAACATTGATTTCGAGGCTGAAGAAACCACCACATTCGGACAAACCGAACGGATTCAGCTGGCACTGGAAGATTTACTCAAAAATGTAATTTTGCCAAAAACAGATTTTGAAATTGACTATCGCTGGAGTGGCATTATGGCCTTTGGTAAAATACTGGAACCTTTTATAGCAGAAATCCGTCCGAATGTATTTTGCGCAACGAGGTGTAACGGTATGGGCATTGCCATAGGCTCACAAACAGGAGAAGATGTGGCAAATTTGCTCTTAGCTAATTTATAA
- the purU gene encoding formyltetrahydrofolate deformylase encodes MNALTVLISCPDQVGLVTNITRVLAAHQLNIIAMREFVDEANKTFFTRIACTGNLEDAEKLKEKLLENLPNAAEVNLITEQEKQIAVLVTKEYHCLAEILIKNQFKTLGANVQCVIGNYESLRDFTEKLGIPYFYVDHANKAKSVFEAEIKEIINQFEVDYLVLAKFMRILSADFVKDYAGKIINIHHSFLPAFIGANPYKQAFERGVKIIGATAHFVTDNLDEGPIITQHTNHVDHNFGVKEMVRAGKEIEKKVLLEALELIFEDRIFVSGNKTVVFK; translated from the coding sequence ATGAATGCATTAACAGTCCTTATTTCCTGCCCTGATCAGGTGGGTTTGGTTACAAACATTACCCGTGTACTGGCTGCGCATCAACTCAATATTATCGCCATGCGCGAGTTTGTTGATGAAGCCAATAAAACCTTTTTTACAAGGATTGCCTGTACCGGAAATCTGGAGGATGCAGAGAAATTGAAGGAAAAACTTTTAGAAAATCTCCCTAATGCTGCCGAGGTAAATTTAATTACGGAACAGGAGAAGCAGATTGCTGTTTTGGTAACCAAAGAGTATCACTGTTTGGCAGAAATACTGATCAAAAACCAATTTAAAACTTTAGGGGCGAATGTTCAATGTGTAATAGGCAATTATGAAAGTTTAAGGGATTTTACGGAAAAACTGGGTATTCCTTATTTTTATGTAGATCATGCAAACAAGGCTAAAAGTGTATTCGAAGCTGAAATAAAAGAAATCATTAATCAATTTGAGGTAGATTACCTGGTACTGGCCAAGTTTATGCGGATTTTATCGGCTGATTTTGTAAAAGATTATGCGGGTAAAATCATCAATATACATCATTCTTTTTTACCTGCTTTTATTGGTGCCAACCCCTATAAACAGGCTTTTGAGCGTGGTGTAAAAATTATTGGTGCAACAGCCCATTTTGTTACCGATAACCTGGATGAAGGCCCGATTATTACCCAGCACACCAATCACGTTGACCATAATTTTGGCGTGAAAGAAATGGTAAGGGCCGGGAAAGAAATTGAGAAAAAAGTATTATTAGAAGCATTGGAACTTATTTTTGAAGACCGCATTTTTGTGAGTGGGAATAAAACGGTGGTGTTTAAATGA